One genomic region from Cyanobium usitatum str. Tous encodes:
- the pedR gene encoding photosynthetic electron transport-dependent transcriptional regulator PedR, giving the protein MVSDHATGGSLGQVRHELSEREIEIIELVAKGLTNQEIAESLTISKRTVDNHVSNVFTKTGAKNRVALLNWAMDHGKICRDGFNCCSIEPGKS; this is encoded by the coding sequence ATGGTTTCCGATCACGCCACGGGAGGCTCCCTAGGCCAGGTGCGCCATGAGCTCTCGGAGCGGGAAATTGAGATCATCGAATTGGTGGCCAAGGGCCTCACCAACCAGGAGATCGCCGAATCGCTGACGATCAGCAAGCGCACCGTGGACAACCACGTCAGCAACGTGTTCACCAAAACAGGCGCCAAGAACCGGGTAGCCCTGCTGAATTGGGCCATGGACCACGGCAAAATCTGCCGTGACGGCTTCAACTGCTGCTCGATTGAGCCCGGCAAGTCTTAG
- the nuoK gene encoding NADH-quinone oxidoreductase subunit NuoK — protein sequence MELTIPTTIPLQAYLALAAVLFCTGVWGLINSRNAVRVLMSIELMLNAVNINLMAFSNYLDGQLIRGQVFAIFVITVAAAEAAVGLAILLSLYRNRETVDMERFNLLRW from the coding sequence ATGGAGCTCACCATTCCCACCACCATCCCCTTGCAGGCCTACCTGGCCCTGGCGGCGGTGTTGTTTTGCACCGGTGTCTGGGGATTGATCAACAGCCGCAATGCGGTGCGGGTGCTGATGAGCATCGAGCTGATGCTCAATGCCGTCAACATCAACCTGATGGCTTTCTCCAACTATCTCGACGGCCAGCTGATCCGTGGCCAGGTGTTCGCCATCTTCGTGATCACCGTGGCCGCTGCTGAGGCAGCTGTTGGTCTGGCGATCCTGCTCTCCCTCTATCGCAACCGCGAAACGGTTGATATGGAGCGCTTCAACCTGCTGCGCTGGTAG
- a CDS encoding segregation/condensation protein A, with translation MAEAGARLAIRLLQDAAERGDLDPWDVDVIAVVDGFLDQLRQRMVVPRLVLTNAPSRGGSYEQDLAETSEAFLAASVLVSLKAEVLEAATFAQEAPEQDDIGFDFDADGQGWLVNPALALPQRPERHLWRRPVAPPPLQRPVTLGELIRQLEDIAERLEADEGRIRPRHRPKRYSERAAIEQVAALAHREKLPETTAALSQFLLSWEPGHAWAGFNELVRDWAAHVEAKAADAELDRDRVGVFWALLFLCHQGKVELDQQGGLFGPLHLRRLLNPGETRQLPLVPALAAAEQVLAA, from the coding sequence TTGGCTGAAGCAGGCGCAAGATTGGCCATTCGCCTGCTCCAGGACGCGGCGGAGCGGGGCGATCTCGACCCATGGGATGTGGACGTGATCGCCGTGGTGGATGGCTTTCTCGACCAGCTGCGCCAGCGCATGGTGGTGCCCCGCCTAGTGCTAACAAATGCACCAAGCCGGGGCGGCAGCTACGAACAGGACCTGGCCGAAACCAGTGAGGCTTTTTTGGCGGCCTCGGTGTTGGTGAGCCTCAAAGCCGAGGTGCTGGAAGCGGCCACCTTTGCGCAGGAGGCGCCAGAGCAGGACGACATCGGCTTTGATTTCGATGCCGATGGCCAAGGCTGGCTGGTGAACCCCGCCCTGGCCCTACCGCAGCGACCGGAAAGGCACCTCTGGCGCCGGCCCGTAGCACCGCCCCCCCTACAACGACCGGTGACTCTGGGGGAATTGATCCGCCAGCTCGAGGACATCGCCGAGCGACTAGAAGCGGACGAGGGTCGGATTCGGCCGCGCCACCGCCCCAAGCGCTATAGCGAAAGGGCCGCGATTGAGCAGGTAGCGGCCCTAGCGCACCGCGAGAAGTTGCCAGAAACCACCGCCGCTCTCAGCCAGTTTTTACTCAGCTGGGAGCCTGGCCATGCCTGGGCCGGCTTCAACGAGCTGGTGCGCGACTGGGCTGCCCACGTGGAAGCCAAGGCTGCGGACGCCGAGCTGGACCGGGACCGGGTGGGGGTTTTCTGGGCTCTGTTGTTTCTCTGCCACCAGGGCAAGGTGGAACTCGACCAGCAGGGCGGGCTGTTTGGCCCTCTGCACCTGCGGCGCCTGCTCAACCCTGGCGAGACCCGCCAACTGCCCCTAGTGCCAGCCCTCGCTGCGGCGGAGCAGGTGCTGGCGGCTTAA
- a CDS encoding lipopolysaccharide assembly protein LapA domain-containing protein, translating into MKQLNFLLIFSFGLAMVMFTLENTAPTTVHFLPGLSGTLPLAALLLLVGGIGATAAWVFAVWTGVVRKVEAVQSQGEFAAQQVRIQELENDLQRYRATVDAQLGLLPAAGQSSAPANPDAAEAMTVSVG; encoded by the coding sequence ATGAAACAGCTGAACTTTCTGCTGATCTTCAGCTTTGGCCTAGCCATGGTGATGTTCACCCTGGAGAACACAGCGCCCACCACGGTCCACTTCCTGCCCGGTCTGAGCGGCACCCTGCCCCTAGCCGCCCTGCTGCTGCTAGTGGGAGGTATCGGCGCCACCGCCGCCTGGGTGTTTGCGGTGTGGACCGGGGTGGTGCGCAAGGTGGAAGCGGTGCAGAGCCAGGGCGAATTCGCCGCCCAACAGGTGCGCATCCAGGAGCTGGAAAACGACCTGCAGCGCTACCGAGCCACGGTGGATGCCCAGCTGGGGCTGCTGCCAGCGGCCGGGCAAAGCTCGGCTCCCGCCAATCCCGATGCCGCCGAGGCCATGACCGTGTCCGTTGGCTGA
- a CDS encoding CYTH domain-containing protein — MALEIERRFLVQGLDWRRHICWQAQLQQGYLVASADGFTVRVRRASGDEAVAGAWLTLKARTEQRFEAPGQLPEGLVRQEFEYAIPEADAAALLALAPQSLCKVRYGLDLPGGEWVLDVFEGANAPLVVAEVELEQQGLEQGLALQPPAWCGRELTGCHELSNAALARRPLALWPEAERLALFEPAAS; from the coding sequence ATGGCCCTGGAAATTGAACGCCGCTTTTTGGTGCAGGGGCTGGACTGGCGCCGCCATATCTGCTGGCAAGCCCAGCTGCAGCAGGGCTACCTGGTGGCGAGCGCCGATGGCTTCACCGTGCGGGTGCGCCGTGCCAGCGGTGACGAGGCCGTAGCCGGTGCCTGGCTCACCCTCAAGGCCCGCACCGAGCAGCGCTTTGAAGCCCCGGGCCAACTGCCGGAGGGATTGGTGCGCCAGGAATTCGAATACGCCATACCAGAGGCGGATGCTGCTGCCCTGCTGGCGTTGGCGCCCCAGAGCCTTTGCAAAGTGCGCTACGGCCTTGATCTGCCAGGTGGGGAGTGGGTGCTCGACGTCTTTGAGGGTGCCAACGCACCGCTGGTGGTGGCCGAGGTGGAACTGGAGCAGCAGGGGCTGGAGCAAGGCCTGGCCCTGCAGCCGCCCGCCTGGTGCGGGCGTGAGCTAACTGGGTGCCATGAGCTCAGCAATGCGGCCCTCGCCCGCCGGCCCCTGGCGCTCTGGCCAGAAGCGGAGCGCTTGGCCCTGTTCGAGCCTGCAGCTAGCTAA
- a CDS encoding NAD(+) kinase: MRLERVWLISRSGSQAAHRQAKRCAEDLSAQGVHVVVASSGLARNPFPGLLATEAELPDLALVLGGDGTVLGAARHLAPLDVPILSFNVGGHLGFLTHDRRLLRLSSDALKSEEESLWDRLRQDRFALERRMMLQAHIDRGDGVDGSEIAHLALNDFYFRPCLDEVSPTCVLELEIDGEVVDQYRGDGLIIATPTGSTGYAMAAGGPILHPGIEAIVVNPICPMSLSSRAVVVPPRAQLSVWPLGETSRRVKLWKDGAHATVLEPGDRALVERSPHPALQVLLEQSPSYYRTLTHKLHWAGSLTAIEPSHN; encoded by the coding sequence ATGCGGCTTGAGCGGGTCTGGCTGATTTCAAGGTCTGGCAGCCAGGCGGCCCACCGCCAGGCCAAGCGCTGCGCAGAAGATCTGTCGGCCCAGGGGGTGCACGTGGTGGTGGCCTCTAGTGGCCTGGCCCGCAATCCCTTTCCCGGCTTGCTGGCCACGGAAGCCGAGCTGCCCGATCTAGCCCTGGTGCTGGGGGGTGATGGCACCGTGCTCGGTGCGGCGCGCCATCTGGCCCCCCTCGATGTGCCGATCCTCAGTTTCAATGTGGGCGGCCACCTCGGCTTTCTCACCCACGATCGCCGCCTGCTGCGCCTGAGCAGCGACGCCCTTAAGAGCGAGGAGGAGAGCCTTTGGGACCGGCTGCGTCAAGACCGCTTTGCCCTGGAGCGGCGCATGATGTTACAGGCCCATATCGACCGGGGCGACGGCGTTGATGGCTCAGAGATTGCCCACCTGGCTCTCAACGACTTCTATTTCCGGCCCTGCCTCGATGAGGTGTCCCCCACCTGTGTGCTGGAGCTGGAGATCGATGGTGAGGTGGTGGATCAATACCGCGGCGACGGCCTGATCATCGCCACTCCCACCGGCTCCACTGGCTACGCCATGGCTGCCGGTGGGCCGATCCTGCACCCGGGCATAGAAGCGATCGTGGTTAATCCGATCTGCCCGATGAGCCTCTCGAGCCGGGCCGTGGTGGTGCCGCCCAGGGCCCAGCTTTCGGTGTGGCCCCTGGGCGAAACCAGTCGCCGGGTCAAGCTCTGGAAAGATGGCGCCCACGCCACCGTGCTGGAACCTGGCGATCGGGCCTTGGTGGAGCGCAGCCCCCACCCGGCCCTGCAGGTGCTGCTGGAGCAAAGCCCCTCCTACTACCGCACGCTCACCCACAAGCTGCACTGGGCCGGCAGCCTCACCGCCATCGAGCCCTCCCACAACTAA
- a CDS encoding methylenetetrahydrofolate reductase, which yields MPISGTIGLLLQKALASGQPALTAEVMPPRGGDPSRSLAAAGALRGWVHAVNVTDGSRAVMRMSSLALCRLLLDAGIEPVLQLACRDRNRIALQAELLGAHALGVRNLLCLTGDPVRAGDQPGARPVNELEAVRLLQLVQQFNGGQDPVQGELPDGPTDLFAGAAADPQSASWSGLKSRLLRKKQAGARFVQTQMVMDAEALKRFVGDLAAPLDLPVLAGVFLLKSARNAAFINRVVPGANIPQAVIDRLAAAPDQAAEGIAIAAEQVGTYLQIAQGVHLMAIKAEERIPAILQQAGLKPLAPV from the coding sequence ATGCCCATAAGTGGCACGATTGGTTTGTTGCTTCAAAAGGCCCTTGCCAGCGGGCAGCCAGCTCTCACCGCAGAGGTGATGCCACCGCGGGGAGGAGACCCCTCGCGCTCTTTGGCGGCGGCAGGGGCCCTGCGGGGCTGGGTCCATGCGGTAAACGTCACGGATGGCAGCCGTGCCGTGATGCGGATGAGCAGCCTGGCCCTATGCCGCCTGCTGCTTGACGCCGGCATCGAGCCGGTGCTGCAGCTGGCCTGCCGCGATCGCAACCGCATTGCCCTGCAGGCCGAATTACTCGGTGCCCATGCCCTAGGCGTGCGCAACCTGCTCTGCCTCACCGGCGATCCGGTGCGGGCCGGCGACCAGCCCGGGGCTCGCCCGGTGAATGAGCTGGAGGCGGTGCGGCTGCTGCAGCTGGTGCAGCAGTTCAATGGCGGCCAGGATCCGGTGCAAGGTGAGCTGCCCGATGGACCCACCGACCTATTTGCCGGTGCCGCTGCCGATCCCCAGTCGGCTAGTTGGAGTGGTCTCAAGAGCCGGCTGCTGCGCAAGAAGCAGGCCGGTGCCCGCTTCGTGCAAACCCAGATGGTGATGGACGCCGAAGCCCTCAAGCGCTTTGTCGGTGACCTTGCCGCACCGCTTGATCTGCCCGTGCTGGCGGGTGTGTTTCTACTCAAATCGGCTCGCAACGCCGCCTTCATCAACCGGGTGGTGCCCGGCGCCAACATTCCCCAGGCCGTGATCGACCGGCTGGCGGCGGCGCCAGATCAGGCGGCTGAGGGCATAGCTATCGCTGCGGAACAGGTGGGCACCTATCTCCAGATTGCCCAGGGGGTGCATCTGATGGCCATTAAGGCGGAGGAGCGAATTCCGGCGATCCTGCAGCAGGCCGGCCTGAAGCCCTTGGCGCCTGTCTAG
- a CDS encoding NAD(P)H-quinone oxidoreductase subunit 4: MPFPWLSASILFPIAAALVIPFIPDAGDGKRIRWYALGITLITFLITVGAYLNGYDPAVEGLQLVERVQWLPSLGLAWSVGADGISMPLILLTSFITSLAALAAWPVTFKPKLFYFLLLLMDGGQIAVFAVQDMLLFFLAWELELLPVYLLLAIWGGKKRQYAATKFILYTAGSSLFILVVGLAMAFYGGGTPSFEYTDLMAKDFSTKFQLFAYAGLLIAFGVKLPIVPLHTWLPDAHGEATAPVHMLLAGILLKMGGYALLRFNVQLLPEGHAQFAPLLVVLGVVNIIYAALTSFAQRNLKRKIAYSSISHMGFVLIGIGSFSALGTSGAMLQMISHGLIGASLFFLVGATYDRTHTLQLDDMGGIGQKMRKMFALWTICSLASLALPGMSGFVSELMVFTGFVTSEAYSLSFRIVMAALAAVGVILTPVYLLSMLREIFFGKENTELASHTHLVDAEPREIYVISCLLVPIVGIGLYPRVMTDTYRASIEALVQRETTALAKVIQPPPGDLIRQPLLSAPALPA, encoded by the coding sequence GTGCCCTTCCCATGGTTGAGCGCGTCGATCCTGTTCCCGATCGCCGCGGCCCTGGTAATTCCTTTCATTCCCGATGCCGGCGACGGCAAGCGGATTCGCTGGTATGCCCTTGGCATCACCCTGATCACCTTCTTGATCACCGTGGGGGCCTACCTCAACGGCTATGACCCGGCGGTCGAAGGTCTGCAGTTAGTGGAGCGGGTGCAGTGGCTACCCAGCCTGGGGTTGGCCTGGTCGGTTGGGGCGGACGGCATCTCGATGCCCCTGATCCTGCTCACCAGCTTCATCACCTCCCTGGCGGCTCTGGCGGCCTGGCCGGTGACCTTCAAGCCCAAGCTCTTTTATTTCCTGCTGCTGCTCATGGATGGCGGCCAGATCGCCGTATTCGCCGTGCAGGACATGCTGCTGTTCTTCCTGGCCTGGGAGCTGGAACTGCTGCCGGTGTATCTGCTGCTGGCGATCTGGGGCGGCAAAAAGCGTCAGTACGCCGCCACCAAATTCATCCTCTACACAGCCGGTAGCTCCCTGTTCATTTTGGTGGTGGGCCTGGCCATGGCCTTCTACGGCGGCGGCACCCCCAGCTTTGAGTACACGGACCTGATGGCTAAGGACTTCTCAACGAAGTTCCAGCTATTCGCCTACGCAGGCCTGCTTATCGCCTTTGGGGTGAAGCTGCCGATCGTGCCGCTGCACACCTGGCTGCCCGATGCCCACGGCGAAGCCACGGCTCCGGTGCACATGCTGCTGGCCGGCATCTTGCTGAAGATGGGCGGCTACGCCCTGCTGCGCTTCAACGTGCAGCTGCTGCCAGAAGGCCACGCCCAATTTGCGCCGCTGCTGGTGGTGCTGGGGGTGGTGAACATCATCTACGCCGCCCTCACCTCGTTTGCCCAGCGCAACCTCAAGCGCAAGATCGCCTACAGCTCAATCAGCCACATGGGCTTTGTGCTGATCGGCATCGGCAGCTTCAGTGCCCTGGGCACCAGCGGCGCCATGTTGCAAATGATCAGCCACGGCCTGATCGGAGCCAGCCTGTTCTTCCTGGTGGGCGCCACCTACGACCGCACCCACACCCTGCAGCTCGACGACATGGGCGGGATTGGCCAGAAGATGCGCAAGATGTTTGCCCTCTGGACCATCTGTTCCCTGGCCTCCCTTGCCCTACCAGGCATGAGTGGCTTCGTGTCCGAGCTGATGGTGTTCACGGGCTTCGTGACCAGCGAGGCCTATTCGCTCAGCTTCCGCATCGTGATGGCGGCCCTAGCGGCGGTGGGCGTGATCCTCACCCCGGTGTACCTGCTCTCGATGCTGCGGGAAATCTTCTTCGGCAAGGAAAACACCGAGCTGGCCTCCCACACCCACCTGGTGGATGCGGAGCCGCGGGAGATCTACGTGATCAGCTGCCTACTGGTGCCGATCGTGGGCATCGGCCTCTACCCCCGGGTGATGACCGACACCTACCGGGCCTCGATCGAAGCTCTGGTGCAAAGGGAGACCACCGCCCTGGCCAAGGTGATTCAGCCACCGCCGGGCGATCTGATTCGCCAACCGCTGCTATCGGCGCCAGCCCTGCCGGCCTGA
- a CDS encoding NDP-sugar synthase has protein sequence MKAMILAAGKGTRVRPITHTIPKPMIPILQKPVMEFLLELLREHGFTEIMVNVSHLAEEIENYFRDGQRFGVEIAYSFEGRIEDGELIGDAMGSAGGLKKIQNFQRFFDDTFVVLCGDALIDLDLSEAVRRHKAKGAMASMITKRVPKEQVSSYGVVVTDDDGRVRSFQEKPAVDEAASDMINTGIYIFEPEVLDFVPSNQPFDIGSDLFPKLVEAGAAFYALPMEFEWVDIGKVPDYWQAIRSVLQGQVRQVQIPGKEVRPGVFAGLNVAANWDEINITGPIYVGGMTRIENGATIIGPAMIGPNCHICEGATIDNSIIFDYSRIGAGVRLVEKLVFGRYCVDRNGDHFDLQEAALDWLITDVRRQDVLSPSPQQKAMAELLGTDLALSNAN, from the coding sequence ATGAAGGCGATGATCCTGGCTGCTGGCAAGGGAACACGGGTGCGGCCCATCACGCACACGATCCCCAAGCCGATGATCCCCATCCTGCAGAAACCCGTGATGGAGTTTCTGCTGGAGCTGCTGCGGGAGCACGGCTTCACCGAAATCATGGTGAACGTCTCTCACCTGGCTGAGGAGATCGAGAACTACTTCCGCGATGGTCAGCGCTTCGGTGTTGAAATCGCCTACAGCTTTGAAGGGCGCATCGAGGACGGTGAGCTGATCGGCGACGCGATGGGATCGGCGGGAGGGCTAAAAAAGATCCAGAATTTCCAGCGCTTCTTCGACGACACCTTTGTGGTGCTCTGCGGTGATGCCCTAATCGACCTTGATCTAAGCGAAGCGGTGCGTCGCCATAAGGCCAAGGGAGCCATGGCCAGCATGATCACCAAGCGAGTACCCAAGGAGCAGGTGAGCAGTTATGGCGTGGTCGTCACAGACGACGACGGCAGGGTGCGCTCCTTCCAGGAAAAGCCGGCGGTAGACGAGGCCGCCAGCGACATGATCAATACCGGCATTTATATCTTCGAGCCAGAGGTGCTCGACTTTGTGCCAAGCAACCAGCCCTTCGATATCGGCTCCGACCTATTTCCCAAACTGGTGGAGGCCGGCGCAGCCTTCTACGCCCTGCCAATGGAGTTTGAATGGGTTGATATCGGCAAGGTGCCGGATTACTGGCAGGCGATCCGCAGCGTTTTGCAGGGTCAGGTGCGCCAGGTTCAGATCCCTGGCAAGGAGGTGCGGCCAGGGGTATTTGCCGGCCTCAACGTAGCGGCCAACTGGGATGAGATCAATATCACCGGTCCCATTTACGTGGGCGGGATGACTCGCATTGAAAATGGCGCCACAATTATTGGCCCGGCGATGATTGGCCCCAATTGCCACATCTGCGAAGGGGCCACAATCGACAACTCGATCATCTTTGACTACTCCCGCATCGGGGCCGGAGTGCGACTGGTTGAGAAGCTGGTGTTTGGTCGCTACTGCGTTGACCGCAACGGCGACCACTTCGATCTGCAGGAGGCCGCCCTCGACTGGCTGATCACCGATGTGCGCCGGCAGGATGTGTTGTCACCATCGCCGCAGCAGAAGGCGATGGCCGAGCTACTTGGCACCGACCTGGCCTTGAGCAACGCCAACTAG